Proteins co-encoded in one Polluticoccus soli genomic window:
- a CDS encoding type IX secretion system membrane protein PorP/SprF: MKKPAVLFLLAVLSARVAFSQEFSFNILPTAINPAFTGLFDGRVRATALLKRQWSAARPSFMAYGASADGRIDPKKSGYFALGLAALDGRAADNSFRNSSGFASVAYHKLMGSTAAKAGVGRSDLAAGVQLGYIQRNITIPQFRESFLPNVHQIGAGAQYLVLNVGLSFSHLPAKNFAYTIGLSGNNLNLFDDGTVNVQHPLLKITPSYTGLLAANWKLTNRFAIRPAALHLIGTSFYVVGNEFRYNTSKADALKTVFATFWYRSTHIISANAGYEFKYYRISAGVDHYLSAHHPEGSGGFQLVARYIMPRQKKPAEATTAQ; encoded by the coding sequence ATGAAAAAACCGGCAGTGCTTTTTCTGCTTGCAGTGCTTTCTGCCAGGGTGGCTTTTTCGCAGGAGTTTAGTTTCAACATCTTGCCGACAGCCATCAACCCGGCCTTTACCGGCTTGTTCGACGGCAGAGTTCGCGCAACAGCGCTGCTCAAACGGCAATGGTCGGCAGCAAGGCCATCGTTCATGGCATATGGCGCATCTGCCGACGGGAGAATTGACCCGAAAAAAAGCGGCTATTTTGCGCTCGGCCTTGCGGCCCTCGACGGCCGGGCTGCTGACAACAGCTTTAGAAATTCTTCAGGCTTCGCATCGGTGGCCTACCACAAACTGATGGGAAGCACGGCTGCAAAAGCCGGTGTCGGAAGAAGTGACCTTGCCGCCGGTGTACAGCTGGGGTACATTCAGCGCAATATCACCATCCCCCAATTCCGCGAAAGCTTTCTGCCGAATGTCCATCAGATAGGTGCAGGTGCACAGTACCTGGTGCTGAATGTTGGTTTGTCATTCTCACATTTGCCCGCAAAGAATTTTGCCTACACCATAGGCCTTTCGGGAAACAACCTGAACCTGTTTGACGATGGCACCGTGAATGTGCAACACCCGTTGCTGAAGATCACACCCAGCTATACGGGCCTGCTGGCCGCCAACTGGAAACTCACCAACAGGTTTGCCATACGCCCCGCCGCTTTGCACCTGATCGGCACCAGCTTTTACGTGGTGGGCAATGAGTTCAGGTACAACACAAGCAAAGCCGATGCCCTTAAAACCGTATTTGCGACCTTCTGGTATCGTTCCACCCATATCATTTCGGCCAACGCGGGTTATGAGTTCAAATACTACAGGATAAGCGCCGGGGTTGATCACTACCTTTCAGCCCATCATCCCGAGGGCAGTGGCGGGTTTCAGCTCGTAGCAAGGTATATCATGCCCAGGCAAAAAAAACCGGCAGAGGCGACCACAGCTCAGTGA
- a CDS encoding T9SS type A sorting domain-containing protein, with protein MKRALQLLIPIVLQAGLCNAQAFDWAKQIGGTGAGEVAAITTDAKGNILAVGNFQGTADMDPGPGVTNLVSAGDRDAFIIKLDANGNLLWARQLGSTGRDRALKVKTDTAGNVVVIGSFIGSVDLDPGPGSSIYISGLSGTIEDVFVLKLDAAGNTIWHGIRQVTNSGSQVHDADLKLDAAGDIYACHSWGDATATDRVIIEKAPGNTGFTSWSTMINAGSSSGDAMMNANLAVDTGGNIFVAGEFSGQAKFDQGGSTYLQGQFGTAYVMKLDNGGGFKWVQLFGSPTAGISRAYDITTDAAGDILVAGRFLDEIDFDPGLGVHLENSNSISKCYILKLTNAGNFSWVRHWGETVAINNAFGIATDAAGAVYATGYFRDSCTFGSAPNAVSFKTDINTKYEAYVTKFNNSGNFEWAQHMGGGLGDTAIGNAITVTGMGAVYAAGRFVSTANFNVGGATAFNLASAGASDGFIYKVAGCPAVDKSVLSNGFTLMANATGASYQWINCSTKAAIAGATAKTFTPAVTGSYAVVVMQGGCGDTSACSSVYGSGIAGVQLAAATIYPNPTSGAVSIELNKQYSNVEVVITSAMGMVVSKTAFQNTQAVSADLAAADGVYFISVVADGTIVARERVVKLK; from the coding sequence ATGAAAAGAGCATTACAACTATTGATCCCTATAGTGCTGCAGGCAGGCCTTTGCAATGCACAGGCATTCGACTGGGCAAAACAAATTGGCGGTACAGGCGCCGGCGAGGTAGCTGCTATCACTACCGATGCAAAGGGCAACATACTGGCCGTGGGCAACTTCCAGGGCACGGCAGATATGGATCCCGGCCCCGGCGTGACCAACCTGGTGTCGGCCGGAGACCGTGATGCGTTTATTATAAAACTGGATGCGAATGGTAACCTGCTGTGGGCAAGGCAACTCGGCAGCACCGGCCGCGACCGTGCGCTCAAAGTAAAAACCGACACAGCCGGCAATGTAGTCGTGATCGGTTCATTCATTGGTTCGGTCGATCTGGATCCAGGTCCGGGTTCAAGTATATACATATCGGGCTTGAGTGGTACTATCGAAGACGTGTTTGTACTTAAATTAGATGCAGCTGGCAATACCATCTGGCACGGGATCAGGCAGGTGACCAATAGTGGAAGCCAGGTGCACGACGCCGACCTGAAGCTGGATGCAGCCGGCGACATATACGCGTGTCACTCCTGGGGCGATGCTACTGCAACCGACCGGGTCATTATAGAAAAAGCACCGGGCAACACCGGCTTTACATCGTGGAGCACTATGATAAACGCAGGCAGTTCGAGTGGCGATGCGATGATGAACGCAAACCTGGCGGTGGATACCGGCGGCAACATATTTGTAGCCGGCGAGTTTAGCGGGCAAGCAAAATTCGACCAGGGCGGCTCCACCTATTTACAAGGACAATTTGGCACGGCCTATGTTATGAAGCTGGATAACGGGGGTGGTTTTAAGTGGGTACAACTGTTCGGGTCACCCACTGCCGGCATTTCCAGGGCGTATGATATAACTACTGATGCTGCGGGCGATATCCTGGTAGCAGGCAGGTTTCTCGATGAGATCGATTTCGATCCGGGCCTCGGTGTGCACCTCGAGAACTCAAACTCTATTAGCAAATGCTACATTCTGAAGCTTACAAATGCCGGCAACTTTAGCTGGGTTCGTCACTGGGGCGAGACGGTGGCCATCAACAATGCGTTTGGTATAGCCACAGATGCTGCCGGAGCAGTTTATGCTACAGGCTATTTCAGAGACAGCTGCACGTTTGGCTCGGCACCTAATGCAGTCAGTTTTAAAACAGACATCAACACTAAATACGAAGCCTATGTTACGAAGTTTAACAACAGCGGAAACTTTGAATGGGCGCAGCATATGGGCGGCGGCCTTGGCGACACTGCTATAGGCAATGCGATAACTGTTACCGGCATGGGTGCAGTGTACGCAGCAGGAAGGTTCGTGAGTACGGCCAACTTTAATGTGGGTGGTGCAACGGCATTCAACCTGGCGTCGGCAGGTGCAAGCGATGGCTTTATATATAAAGTAGCAGGCTGCCCTGCGGTGGATAAGAGTGTATTGTCGAATGGTTTTACACTTATGGCCAACGCTACAGGCGCCAGCTATCAATGGATCAATTGCAGCACGAAGGCAGCCATTGCCGGTGCTACGGCTAAAACATTTACTCCCGCAGTAACAGGCAGCTATGCGGTAGTGGTGATGCAAGGTGGCTGTGGCGATACTTCCGCGTGCAGTTCTGTATATGGCTCCGGCATTGCAGGAGTGCAACTCGCAGCGGCAACTATTTATCCTAACCCTACAAGCGGCGCAGTTTCTATAGAGCTGAATAAACAATACAGCAATGTGGAAGTGGTGATCACCTCAGCTATGGGTATGGTGGTATCGAAGACCGCATTCCAAAACACGCAAGCAGTAAGTGCTGACCTCGCCGCTGCCGACGGTGTTTATTTCATAAGCGTGGTGGCTGATGGTACTATTGTAGCGAGAGAGCGTGTGGTGAAGTTGAAGTAG
- a CDS encoding T9SS type A sorting domain-containing protein, protein MRSFILFGLLLLSASGLRAQSVPLMRYQVSGSEQANAGRDSAVLGFAAGKNAVALPLQSTGYPYNGVYNDDTTTVYKISPTGMVTAYYGYKCYYNGDGLLQKRVRTTVPIAIRSITSTYYDYNSAMQPTFMAEVTTDTMKKSVYTYQGGKLESQTDYWKPAAGMAWKPPTVAGFVYGPGNDSTWIYKPWNGSANVEAYRKRVVRDVNNRILSDSLINNGKVTYITRYLYNAKGQLYLDSALTWDATLNKYYLSSWHNYSYNAAGAVTSITVSYKDVSGNLGIVRTDSLTYNSYSQCTSRQRFQAGVLDTTSITQRFYYDLFPVGINEVKQVAGIELYPVPAGDYINLQASFTAAQPFTVAVYDMSGRQLLQWQEEGQVRYNKQLSLANIPAGIYTLHLYTGRETYSRQFSVVK, encoded by the coding sequence ATGAGATCCTTTATACTCTTTGGCTTATTGTTATTGTCGGCCAGTGGCCTGCGGGCGCAGTCGGTGCCGCTGATGCGCTACCAGGTATCAGGGTCTGAACAGGCAAATGCTGGCAGGGACTCTGCAGTGCTCGGTTTTGCAGCTGGCAAAAATGCGGTAGCGCTGCCGCTGCAATCTACCGGCTACCCTTACAACGGTGTGTACAACGATGACACCACCACTGTGTACAAGATATCTCCTACCGGGATGGTGACCGCTTACTACGGTTATAAGTGCTACTACAACGGTGACGGTTTGCTGCAGAAGCGTGTAAGGACGACCGTCCCGATAGCTATCAGATCTATTACTAGCACCTACTACGATTATAATTCGGCAATGCAGCCCACCTTTATGGCCGAGGTAACTACCGATACGATGAAGAAGTCGGTGTACACCTACCAGGGCGGCAAACTGGAATCGCAGACCGACTATTGGAAACCTGCTGCGGGCATGGCGTGGAAGCCACCAACAGTTGCCGGGTTTGTATACGGCCCCGGCAACGACAGTACCTGGATATATAAACCCTGGAACGGTAGCGCCAACGTGGAGGCCTACCGCAAGAGGGTGGTGCGCGATGTAAATAACAGGATCCTCTCAGACTCGCTTATCAATAACGGTAAAGTCACGTACATAACGCGCTACCTGTACAACGCAAAGGGACAGTTGTACCTTGACAGCGCCCTGACATGGGATGCCACGCTGAACAAATATTATCTCAGCTCGTGGCACAACTACAGCTACAATGCAGCTGGCGCCGTAACCAGCATAACGGTGTCTTACAAAGATGTAAGCGGCAACCTTGGTATTGTGCGCACCGATTCGCTGACGTATAACAGCTACAGCCAGTGCACCAGCAGGCAGCGCTTCCAGGCTGGTGTGCTCGATACCACCTCCATCACGCAGCGCTTTTACTACGATCTCTTTCCTGTAGGTATAAACGAGGTAAAGCAGGTTGCTGGAATTGAATTGTACCCAGTGCCGGCCGGTGACTATATAAATCTCCAGGCCAGCTTTACGGCAGCACAACCATTTACTGTAGCCGTGTACGATATGTCGGGCCGGCAGCTACTGCAATGGCAGGAAGAGGGACAGGTGCGGTATAACAAGCAACTCTCGCTGGCCAATATACCTGCAGGCATATACACACTGCACCTGTATACCGGCAGAGAAACTTATAGCAGGCAGTTTAGTGTGGTGAAGTAA
- a CDS encoding T9SS type A sorting domain-containing protein: MKKLLLLFALGVYAVAATAQNLLPNPGFDQKTACPTGTGQMSKVVNWNSYTLASPDFYNSCDATPMGFGVPTNIWGVQSQQTSAPEEAYIGVFTQFPGQNPNYKEYIHARIPALQVGQLYEMSINVSLADDSRVATDGFGVHFFVAGDSFRNNSNPIYTPKVSYDSYGVITNHTGWTKLTKTFIADSAYTHVVIGCFKNDTLLNKVVITPGSDDLAYYFIDDVELKLIPAGIADADMLMDGVKLYPNPSTGLLNITLPKAMRGEAQLAVYSMVGQKLFETTITPQSSSVQLPSTINNGTYLVHINTEAGAKTIPLTLQR, encoded by the coding sequence ATGAAAAAACTGTTACTCCTTTTTGCCCTTGGCGTATACGCAGTCGCCGCTACTGCGCAAAATCTTTTACCTAATCCGGGATTCGATCAAAAGACGGCCTGCCCCACCGGCACAGGCCAGATGTCCAAAGTCGTCAACTGGAATAGTTACACACTCGCCAGTCCCGACTTCTATAACAGCTGCGATGCTACCCCAATGGGTTTTGGCGTTCCCACCAACATATGGGGAGTGCAATCGCAGCAAACCTCTGCACCCGAAGAGGCATACATCGGTGTGTTTACGCAGTTCCCCGGGCAAAACCCAAATTATAAAGAGTACATCCATGCCCGCATACCGGCGCTGCAGGTGGGGCAGCTGTATGAAATGTCTATAAACGTGTCGCTGGCCGATGATAGCAGGGTTGCTACCGATGGCTTTGGTGTTCACTTTTTTGTCGCTGGCGATAGCTTCCGCAATAATTCGAATCCCATCTACACCCCCAAAGTCTCGTACGACAGTTACGGGGTCATTACCAATCACACGGGATGGACCAAACTCACCAAGACGTTTATCGCCGACTCTGCTTACACACACGTTGTGATAGGCTGCTTTAAAAACGACACATTGCTGAATAAGGTGGTCATCACTCCGGGCTCTGACGATCTGGCTTATTATTTCATAGACGATGTAGAACTGAAGCTGATACCCGCCGGCATTGCAGACGCTGACATGCTGATGGATGGAGTTAAACTATACCCCAACCCCAGCACCGGGCTGCTGAACATAACACTACCGAAGGCGATGAGGGGAGAAGCGCAACTGGCTGTTTACAGCATGGTGGGACAAAAATTGTTTGAAACAACGATCACACCACAAAGCAGTTCGGTACAATTACCCTCCACCATAAACAACGGCACCTACCTGGTGCATATCAACACCGAAGCAGGCGCGAAGACGATACCACTTACGCTGCAGCGGTAA
- a CDS encoding RNA recognition motif domain-containing protein: MKVLVSNLNISATEQDLEILFAVYGGLQSVKIIRGYDSYESRGLAVLEFEHRTSGEAALATLNKTQYMDQRLSVSEIRAPFTFSTQTLITSY, translated from the coding sequence ATGAAAGTATTAGTAAGTAATCTGAATATATCCGCCACCGAGCAAGACCTCGAGATCCTGTTTGCTGTCTATGGCGGCCTGCAGTCGGTAAAGATCATCCGCGGCTACGATTCTTACGAGTCGCGCGGACTGGCCGTATTAGAATTTGAACACCGTACCAGCGGCGAAGCAGCCCTGGCAACGCTCAACAAAACGCAGTACATGGATCAGCGCCTTTCCGTAAGCGAGATAAGAGCTCCGTTCACTTTCTCAACGCAAACACTGATAACGAGCTACTAA
- a CDS encoding FeoB-associated Cys-rich membrane protein → MQPNILILAIVGVVVAALIIFLVWKNKKDRRAFNPDSQDAVDNLHMDQEKDGDKV, encoded by the coding sequence ATGCAGCCAAACATTCTTATCCTCGCAATAGTTGGTGTTGTAGTTGCAGCACTCATCATCTTCCTCGTCTGGAAAAACAAAAAAGACAGGCGCGCCTTCAACCCCGACTCGCAAGACGCCGTAGACAACCTGCATATGGACCAGGAAAAAGATGGAGATAAGGTGTGA